One Sparus aurata chromosome 5, fSpaAur1.1, whole genome shotgun sequence genomic window carries:
- the med22 gene encoding mediator of RNA polymerase II transcription subunit 22 isoform X1 produces the protein MATQRVLPQSKESLLQNYNKRLKDDIRSILDNFTEIVKTAKIEDETQVSRATQAEQDHYEMHVRAANIVRAGESLMKLVSDLKQFLILNDFPSVNDAISLQNQQLRSLQDECDKKLTSLRDEIAIDLFELEEEYYSSSYSQWDSTDLPLCEAYRRRDSWASPGSSCSSTQGDREDVEGPPSQETNSQHHLNGHGTSSIEKP, from the exons ATGGCCACACAGAGAGTCCTCCCTCAGAGCAAAGAGAGTCTGCTGCAGAACTACAACAAGAGGCTGAAGGATGACATCAGGTCCATCCTGGACAACTTCACAGAAATCGTTAAGACAGCAAAG ataGAGGATGAGACACAGGTGTCCCGAGCAACCCAGGCAGAGCAGGACCATTATGAGATGCACGTCAGAGCAGCCAACATT GTACGAGCCGGTGAGTCCCTGATGAAGCTGGTGTCGGATCTGAAGCAGTTCCTGATTCTGAACGACTTCCCGTCGGTGAACGACGCCATCAGCCTCCAGAACCAGCAGCTCCGCTCGCTGCAGGACGAGTGCGACAAGAAGCTCACCTCGCTCCGTGACGAGATCGCCATCGACCTGTTTGAGCTAGAGGAAGAATATTACTCCTCCAG CTACAGTCAGTGGGACAGCACTGATCTGCCGCTGTGCGAGGCCTACCGTAGACGAGACAGTTGGGCCTCCCcgggcagcagctgcagctccacccAGGGAGACCGAGAGGACGTGGAGGGACCTCCTTCACAGGAGACAAACTCCCAACACCACCTCAACGGACATGGGACGTCCTCTATAGAGAAACCATGA
- the nfu1 gene encoding NFU1 iron-sulfur cluster scaffold homolog, mitochondrial — protein sequence MATYRQVGRLLGISARLSRPLVGSGYQSAGFHWPSHNTGVSDRWPQNPHWVVPGRTMFVQTQDTPNPNSLKFLPGRAVLESGTMNFDSPRDAHCSPLVRQLFRIDGVKGVLLGPDFITISKSDANMEWKVIKPDVFATIMDFFTSGLPVVNEDSQPSVDTAPSDDDDEVVAMIKELLDTRIRPTVQEDGGDVLYRGFEDGIVKLKLQGSCTSCPSSIVTLKSGIQNMLQFYVPEVESVEQVKDEEEEVAQA from the exons ATGGCGACTTACAGACAGGTCGGCAGGTTGTTGGGTATTTCAGCAAGACTTTCGCGTCC TCTTGTTGGCAGTGGATATCAGAGTGCTGGATTTCACTGGCCTTCACATAACACAGGAGTCTCTGACAGATGGCCACAAAACCCCCATTGGGTTGTCCCTG GAAGGACCATGTTTGTGCAGACACAGGACACACCAAATCCAAACAGCCTAAAGTTTCTGCCCGGTCGTGCAGTTCTTGAATCGGGAACGATGAACTTTGACAGCCCTCGTGACGCACACTGCTCACCCTTAGTCAG aCAGCTGTTCAGGATTGATGGAGTCAAGGGTGTGCTCCTGGGCCCAGACTTTATCACCATATCAAAG TCTGATGCAAATATGGAATGGAAAGTAATTAAGCCCGATGTATTCGCTACTATTATGGACTTTTTCACCTCCGGACTTCCTGTTGTCAATGAGGACAGCCAACCTAGTGTGGATACAG CTCCATCAGATGACGATGATGAAGTGGTTGCGATGATCAAAGAACTGCTGGATACTCGAATAAG GCCAACAGTGCAGGAGGATGGAGGTGATGTTCTGTATAGGGGTTTTGAAGACGGCATTGTTAAACTGAAGCTGCAGGGATCTTGCACCAGTTGTCCAAGTTCCATTGTTACTTTGAAGAGTGGAATCCAAAACATGCTGCAGTTTTACGTCCCTGAAGTTGAATCAGTGGAGCAG GtgaaggatgaggaggaggaggtggctcAAGCGTGA
- the med22 gene encoding mediator of RNA polymerase II transcription subunit 22 isoform X2 encodes MATQRVLPQSKESLLQNYNKRLKDDIRSILDNFTEIVKTAKIEDETQVSRATQAEQDHYEMHVRAANIVRAGESLMKLVSDLKQFLILNDFPSVNDAISLQNQQLRSLQDECDKKLTSLRDEIAIDLFELEEEYYSSRYK; translated from the exons ATGGCCACACAGAGAGTCCTCCCTCAGAGCAAAGAGAGTCTGCTGCAGAACTACAACAAGAGGCTGAAGGATGACATCAGGTCCATCCTGGACAACTTCACAGAAATCGTTAAGACAGCAAAG ataGAGGATGAGACACAGGTGTCCCGAGCAACCCAGGCAGAGCAGGACCATTATGAGATGCACGTCAGAGCAGCCAACATT GTACGAGCCGGTGAGTCCCTGATGAAGCTGGTGTCGGATCTGAAGCAGTTCCTGATTCTGAACGACTTCCCGTCGGTGAACGACGCCATCAGCCTCCAGAACCAGCAGCTCCGCTCGCTGCAGGACGAGTGCGACAAGAAGCTCACCTCGCTCCGTGACGAGATCGCCATCGACCTGTTTGAGCTAGAGGAAGAATATTACTCCTCCAGGTACAAGTAG
- the c5h9orf78 gene encoding splicing factor C9orf78 homolog yields MPSGKNFRRRKESSDEEEEDETTREVRSKVEEAKELQSLRKRQTGVSVTALLVGEKLPPEAEIDNDPFKMKTGGVVDMKKVKDRNRDMTEEETDLNLGTSFSAETNRRDEDADMMKYIETELKKKKGLVEAEEQKVKQKNAEDHLYELPENIRVNSAKKTEEMLSNQMLSGIPEVDLGIDAKIKNIIFTEEAKAKLLAEQRNKKKDNGTSFVPTNIAVNYVQHNRFYHEDVNAPQRHHRHREEPKARPLRVGDTEKPGPEATSPPNYRKRPNNEKATDDYHYEKFKKMNRRY; encoded by the exons ATGCCGAGTGGCAAAAACTTCAGAAGGAGAAAGGAGTCGtcggatgaggaggaggaggatgagacaACTCGAGAAGTCAG GTCGAAAGTAGAAGAAGCTAAAGAGCTTCAGAGTTTGAGGAAACGGCAGACTGGAGTCAG tGTGACCGCACTATTGGTTGGAGAAAAACTGCCACCAGAGGCTGAAATTGAT AACGACCCTTTTAAAATGAAGACTGGAGGAGTTGTGGACATGAAGAAAGTCAAAGACAGAAATAGGGACAT GACAGAAGAGGAGACGGACCTCAACCTTGGCAcctctttttctgctgaaacTAACCGAAGAGACGAAGATGCAGACAT GATGAAATATATTGAGACAGagctgaaaaagaagaagggatTGGTTGAGGCAGAGGAACAGAAGGTTAAGCAGAAGAATGCAGAGGACCACCTGTATGAGCTGCCCGAGAACATCCGCGTCAATTCAGCCAAGAAGACGGAGGAGATGTTGTCCAATCAGATGCTGAGTGGAATCCCTGAAGTCGATCTTGGCATTGA TGCCAAGATAAAGAACATCATCTTTACAGAGGAGGCGAAAGCCAAACTTCTGGCAGAACAGAGgaacaagaaaaaagacaatGGCACATCATTTGTACCCACCAACATCGCTGTCAATTATGTCCAACACAACCGCT TCTACCATGAGGATGTGAATGCACCGCAGAGGcaccacagacacagagaagagCCCAAAGCAAGGCCGCTGCGTGTGGGAGACACTGAGAAACCAGGACCAGAAG CCACGTCACCACCCAACTACCGCAAACGTCCAAACAACGAAAAGGCCACAGACGACTACCATTACGAGAAGTTCAAGAAGATGAACCGACGATATTGA
- the gfpt1 gene encoding glutamine--fructose-6-phosphate aminotransferase [isomerizing] 1 translates to MCGIFAYLNYHVPRTRREILEILIKGLQRLEYRGYDSAGVGIDGGNGKDWESNAKSIQLIKQRGKVKALDEEINKQQDLDLDVEFDVHLGIAHTRWATHGVPSPVNSHPHRSDKTNEFIVIHNGIITNYKDLRKFLESKGYEFESETDTETIAKLVKYMYDNRENDDISFATLVERVTQQLEGAFALVFKSVHYPGEAVGTRRGSPLLMGVRSDHKLSTDHIPVLYRSSGKEKKSCSALPRADQDTCLFPVDEKAVEYYFASDASAVIEHTNRVIFLEDDDVAAVSEGRLSIHRMKRKTGDYPARAIQTLQMELQQIMKGNYSSFMQKEIFEQPESVVNTMRGRVNFENNTVILGGLKDHIKEIQRCRRLILIACGTSYHAGVATRQVLEELTELPVMVELASDFLDRNTPVFRDDVCFFISQSGETADSLMALRYCKERGALTVGITNTVGSSISRETDCGVHINAGPEVGVASTKAYTSQFVALIMFALLMCDDRISMQPRRREIIQGLRVLPDLIKEVLSLDDEIQKLATELYQQKSVLIMGRGYHYATCLEGALKIKEITYMHSEGILAGELKHGPLALVDKLMPVIMIIMRDHTYNKCQNALQQVVARQGRPIVICDKDDYETIKNSSRNIKVPHCVDCLQGVLSVIPLQLLSFHLAVLRGYDVDCPRNLAKSVTVE, encoded by the exons ATGTGTG GAATCTTTGCCTATCTTAACTACCATGTGCCAAGGACTCGGCGCGAGATCCTTGAGATCCTCATCAAAGGTCTGCAGCGCCTGGAGTACAGAGGTTACGACTCAGCCG GTGTGGGAATTGATGGCGGCAACGGCAAGGATTGGGAGTCAAATGCCAAGTCAATCCAACTGATCAAACAACGTGGAAAAGTGAAGGCTCTCGATGAGGAGATCAACA AACAGCAGGATCTCGACCTGGATGTGGAGTTTGATGTTCACCTCGGCATCGCTCACACCCGCTGGGCCACTCATGGTGTTCCAAGCCCAGTTAACAGCCATCCACACAGATCTGACAAGACAaatg AGTTTATCGTCATTCACAATGGAATCATCACCAACTACAAAGACCTGAGGAAATTTTTG GAGAGCAAAGGTTACGAGTTTGAGTCAGAGACTGACACAGAGACCATTGCCAAGCTGGTGAAATACATGTACGACAACCGGGAGAATGATGACATTAGTTTCGCTACACTGGTGGAGCGGGTGACCCAGCAGCTG GAGGGAGCTTTCGCCCTGGTCTTTAAGAGCGTCCACTACCCCGGAGAGGCCGTTGGCACCAG GAGGGGAAGTCCTCTGCTGATGGGAGTGAGGAGTGATCACAAACTATCCACAGATCATATTCCTGTCCTCTACCGCTCTT CCGGTAAAGAAAAGAAGTCCTGCAGTGCCCTGCCCAGGGCAGACCAGGACACTTGCCTGTTCCCTGTGGATGAGAAGGCTGTGGAGTACTACTTTGCCTCTGACGCAAG TGCGGTGATCGAGCACACAAACCGTGTCATCTTCCTGGAGGATGACGATGTGGCTGCCGTGTCGGAAGGCCGGCTGTCCATCCACAGGATGAAGCGGAAGACGGGAGACTATCCAGCCCGTGCCATCCAGACCCTGCAGATGGAGCTACAGCAAATCATGAAGG GCAACTACAGCTCTTTTATGCAGAAGGAGATCTTTGAGCAACCAGAGTCTGTGGTCAACACCATGAGAGGAAGAGTCAACTTTGAAAACAACACAG TGATTCTTGGTGGACTAAAGGACCACATCAAAGAGATCCAGAGGTGTCGGCGACTTATTCTCATTGCCTGCGGCACCAGCTACCATGCTGGGGTGGCG ACCCGCCAGGTCCTGGAGGAGCTGACCGAGCTGCCTGTCATGGTGGAGCTGGCCAGCGACTTTCTGGACAGGAACACTCCTGTCTTCAGAGACGACGTCTGCTTCTTCATCAGTCAGTCAG GGGAGACTGCTGACAGCCTCATGGCCCTGCGCTACTGTAAGGAGAGGGGAGCTCTGACTGTGGGCATCACCAACACAGTGGGCAGCTCCATCTCCAGGGAGACCGACTGCGGAGTCCACATCAATGCCGGGCCTGAGGTTGGAGTAGCCAGTACCAAG GCATACACCAGCCAGTTTGTGGCCCTGATCATGTTTGCGCTTCTGATGTGTGACGACAGGATCTCCATGCAGCCCAGGCGTCGTGAGATAATCCAGGGCCTGAGAGTGCTTCCAG ATCTGATTAAGGAGGTCCTCAGTTTGGATGATGAGATCCAGAAGCTGGCGACCGAGCTGTACCAGCAGAAGAGTGTGCTGATCATGGGCAGAGGCTACCACTATGCTACATGCTTAGAGGGAGCACTT AAAATCAAGGAAATCACGTACATGCATTCAGAGGGCATCCTGGCTGGAGAGCTAAAGCACGGCCCGCTGGCCCTGGTGGATAAACTGATGCCAGTAATCATGATAATCATGAGAGACCACACCTACAACAAATGTCAGAACGCCCTGCAGCAAGTTGTAGCCCGCCAG GGCCGCCCGATCGTGATCTGTGACAAAGACGATTACGAGACTATCAAGAACTCCAGCCGCAATATCAAAGTGCCTCACTGTGTGGACTGCCTGCAGGGCGTCCTGAGCGTCAtcccgctgcagctgctgtcctTCCACCTGGCCGTCCTCCGAGGTTACGAC GTGGACTGTCCAAGAAACCTTGCCAAGTCGGTGACGGTAGAGTGA